From a region of the Synechococcus sp. PCC 7502 genome:
- the arsS gene encoding arsenosugar biosynthesis radical SAM (seleno)protein ArsS (Some members of this family are selenoproteins.), with amino-acid sequence MTTLSLHRRHSTLANPQAQIALLESIDLSHLPEQGNFDSTLKSSGWQKLQPAPLEIFQINLGKLCNMTCQHCHVDAAPDRRENMDRPTIDACLAALDQTAAHTVDITGGAPELNPHFRYLVEQCVSRGKHVIDRCNLTVLLLPTMTDLPAWFAELGVEVVCSLPHYRQPNTDKQRGDGTFTQSIEALRRLNAVGYGQGNPQRQLTLVSNPTDTSLPCNQAALLEQMWKKGLWENHEITFDRLISISNMPIVRQLEWLEQSGNLQGYMELLVNSFNPATIAGLMCRNTISVSWDGKLYDCDFNQMLELEVQLEGNQKAKKNSRYTHIRDFSPELLAQRTIVTGRHCFGCTAGKGSSCSGAIAAS; translated from the coding sequence ATGACCACACTTTCCCTCCACCGTCGCCATAGCACTCTTGCTAATCCCCAAGCTCAAATCGCTCTATTAGAATCTATCGATCTATCCCATTTGCCAGAGCAGGGAAACTTTGACTCGACCCTTAAAAGCAGTGGTTGGCAAAAGTTACAGCCCGCCCCATTGGAAATATTTCAAATTAATCTTGGTAAGCTCTGCAATATGACCTGTCAGCACTGTCATGTGGATGCCGCCCCCGATCGCAGGGAAAATATGGATAGACCTACCATTGATGCTTGCCTTGCTGCCCTTGACCAAACAGCAGCCCATACGGTGGATATTACAGGTGGTGCACCCGAACTTAATCCGCACTTTCGCTATTTAGTTGAGCAATGTGTAAGCCGTGGCAAACATGTAATTGATCGGTGTAATTTGACGGTGCTACTTTTGCCGACTATGACAGATTTACCCGCATGGTTTGCTGAGCTTGGGGTTGAAGTTGTTTGCTCTTTACCCCACTACCGCCAGCCCAATACCGATAAGCAACGGGGTGATGGGACTTTTACCCAATCGATCGAAGCTTTACGCCGCCTTAATGCTGTGGGTTACGGACAGGGAAATCCCCAACGTCAACTAACTTTAGTTAGCAATCCCACGGATACCTCTTTACCTTGTAATCAAGCTGCTTTACTAGAGCAAATGTGGAAAAAAGGGCTGTGGGAAAATCATGAAATTACCTTCGATCGCCTGATTTCAATTAGTAATATGCCGATCGTTCGACAGTTGGAATGGCTGGAACAATCGGGTAATTTACAAGGTTATATGGAGTTACTGGTCAATTCCTTTAATCCTGCCACCATAGCGGGGCTGATGTGTCGCAATACGATTTCTGTGAGTTGGGATGGGAAATTATATGACTGTGACTTTAACCAAATGCTGGAGCTAGAAGTTCAACTAGAAGGTAATCAAAAAGCTAAGAAAAATAGCCGCTATACCCATATTCGTGATTTTAGTCCAGAATTACTTGCCCAACGGACAATTGTTACAGGTCGTCATTGCTTTGGCTGTACTGCGGGTAAGGGGAGTTCCTGTAGTGGGGCGATCGCTGCCAGTTAA